The window GGATGGCCGCGCCGTCTTCGTTCCCTTCGCCGCGCCGGGAGAGGTCGTCCGGGTCCGGATCGTCGAGGAGCGGCAGGACTACCGGCGCGGCGAGCTCCTCGAGGTGGTCACCCCTTCCTCCGACCGACGCGGGGCCCCCTGCCCCCACTTC of the Candidatus Methylomirabilis sp. genome contains:
- a CDS encoding TRAM domain-containing protein yields the protein MHPTKARPAPPSAPAAVALTVDRLVFRGDALGKGEDGRAVFVPFAAPGEVVRVRIVEERQDYRRGELLEVVTPSSDRRGAPCPHF